One window of the Syngnathus typhle isolate RoL2023-S1 ecotype Sweden linkage group LG21, RoL_Styp_1.0, whole genome shotgun sequence genome contains the following:
- the LOC133145656 gene encoding basement membrane-specific heparan sulfate proteoglycan core protein-like produces the protein MVHQSCRGRRELLIMSLRPALVCFLLLSLTRMAESAVCDGTAARVKFCNVGDNLKLDSGASSESVEWTFDGKTTNLPRNVDYDPANTKKVLTLENLSAADSGKYTATYGTGTPTTVNFLILVGAVPCPKNEECKVVKGSSIEMDSGADSSTDVKWTHKKTPEDTPVADINLTENNKKEMGLFNLNADNAGTYEAKYSTTTKTFTVSVQDPITTVKIEGEGSVCAGGKVILKCMVTGDAKEVTWKKNTSPQTANVMGKEVTINGAKPKDAGKYTCRAESYLGGQPVDSNEFPLAVSAAVDCEKQQKGTNSSTSIINNNEEEDKKGNAAARAASCSVALVVMTSLLQLCWML, from the exons ATGGTCCACCAAAGTTGCCGCGGCCGCCGCGAACTGCTCATCATGAGTCTGCGCCCCGCACTTGTGTGCTTTCTACTGCTCTCCCTAACCAGGATGGCCGAGTCAGCGG TCTGCGACGGCACGGCTGCCCGTGTGAAATTCTGCAATGTTGGCGACAATCTTAAACTGGACTCAGGTGCCTCCAGTGAGTCTGTCGAATGGACTTTTGATGGAAAGACCACAAACCTCCCACGTAACGTTGACTATGACCCTGCCAACACCAAAAAAGTCCTGACATTGGAGAACCTGAGCGCTGCAGACAGCGGCAAGTACACTGCCACCTACGGTACAGGCACCCCCACCACCGTGAACTTCTTAATCCTCGTCGGAGCCG TCCCCTGCCCCAAAAACGAAGAATGCAAAGTTGTGAAGGGGAGCTCCATCGAGATGGACTCCGGAGCGGATTCCAGCACTGATGTAAAGTGGACTCATAAGAAGACACCTGAAGATACACCGGTCGCTGACATCAACTTGACTGAGAATAACAAGAAAGAGATGGGCCTCTTCAACTTGAATGCAGACAACGCGGGGACCTACGAGGCCAAGTACAGTACAACGACTAAAACATTTACAGTCTCCGTCCAAG ATCCCATCACCACTGTCAAAATCGAGGGCGAAGGTTCTGTGTGTGCAGGCGGCAAGGTCATCTTAAAGTGCATGGTCACAGGTGATGCCAAAGAAGTCACTTGGAAGAAGAACACTTCTCCCCAAACTGCTAACGTCATGGGCAAGGAGGTGACCATCAACGGGGCTAAACCGAAGGACGCCGGTAAATACACTTGCCGCGCCGAAAGCTACCTTGGCGGTCAACCGGTCGATAGCAACGAGTTTCCTCTCGCCGTTAGCG CGGCTGTCGACTGCgagaaacaacaaaaaggcacaaactccTCCACCTCCATCATCAACAATAACGAAGAAGAAG ATAAGAAGGGGAATGCCGCAGCCCGGGCCGCGTCCTGCTCCGTCGCTCTGGTGGTGATGACCAGCCTCCTTCAGCTCTGCTGGATGCTTTAG